In Denticeps clupeoides chromosome 1, fDenClu1.1, whole genome shotgun sequence, a single window of DNA contains:
- the LOC114788200 gene encoding uncharacterized protein LOC114788200 isoform X2, whose translation MAESIYNSQKVLLVLSQEFVRSRWCLLEANMSLFRDCLERKPVIPVLLEPETCTPLHLCHLTYLDAHDPDFLEKLLKVLCTPNRELRSSTVAPFQPPSVYSGKALLNLDAVNQEGLHRWQAGVFSEHGIPDQLHLVLQDREKYAEAVRIVNSVSQSKGWFHSVWMRGIIWSFMIAIIFLYFAVVMVLYSYIHIEHREMVFIHYVPLLGVILNIILWETGAKKKITREMQKSACKANIILHHENVLMGCVSSTKLCFVYVSLEGCRRSFDGAFDDPEVAREPGGSREP comes from the coding sequence ATGGCTGAAAGCATCTACAACAGCCAGAAAGTCCTGCTCGTCCTCAGCCAGGAGTTTGTGAGGAGCCGCTGGTGTCTCCTGGAGGCCAACATGTCCCTGTTCAGAGACTGTCTGGAGCGCAAGCCCGTGATCCCTGTTCTGCTGGAGCCTGAAACCTGCACGCCACTACACCTGTGCCACTTAACGTATCTGGATGCTCATGACCCTGATTTCCTGGAGAAGCTGCTGAAGGTGCTCTGTACACCTAACCGAGAGCTACGAAGCTCCACGGTGGCGCCGTTTCAGCCGCCGTCCGTCTACAGTGGCAAGGCTCTACTGAATCTCGATGCTGTAAACCAAGAGGGTCTCCACAGATGGCAGGCTGGGGTGTTCAGTGAACACGGCATTCCAGACCAACTGCACCTGGTCCTTCAAGATCGAGAAAAGTACGCTGAAGCAGTCAGAATTGTGAACAGCGTTTCGCAGTCCAAAGGCTGGTTCCACTCGGTTTGGATGAGAGGAATAATTTGGTCTTTCATGATTgccatcatttttttatattttgccgTTGTGATGGTTTTGTATTCTTATATTCATATAGAACACCGTGAAATGGTTTTCATACATTATGTGCCTCTACTGGGTGTCATACTGAACATAATTTTATGGGAAACAGGTGCTAAGAAAAAGATCACAAGGGAAATGCAGAAATCTGCCTGTAAGGCCAACATCATTCTTCACCACGAAAATGTGCTGATGGGCTGTGTGTCGAGCACCAAGCTCTGCTTCGTCTACGTGTCCCTGGAAGGCTGCAGGAGATCCTTTGATGGCGCGTTCGATGACCCGGAGGTGGCCAGAGAGCCCGGAGGTTCCAGAGAGCCCTGA
- the tmem179ab gene encoding transmembrane protein 179 — translation MALDKFVLGQCVLYLSSFVVSFVAVAPLSENAEDFGGRCLLFTRGVWQNENITVSKQRFVVEDWGPESSCSFVTFVGIASLVLSAVQVWRLLFFLCKGHDDSIFNSFLNLLISSFAVFVVFLSSTIISVGFNLWCDALTESGTLASSCEDLQDTDLELGLDNSSFYDQFAIAQFGLWAAWLTWLGITIMAFLKVYHNYRQEDLLDSLIHEKEFLLGRSSRRGSDVHEINAMI, via the exons ATGGCTCTCGACAAATTCGTCCTCGGCCAGTGCGTCCTCTACCTGTCGTCGTTCGTCGTCAGCTTCGTCGCCGTCGCGCCCCTGTCGGAGAACGCGGAGGACTTCGGCGGCAGGTGCCTGCTGTTCACGCGCGGCGTGTGGCAGAACGAGAACATCACGGTGTCCAAGCAGAGGTTCGTCGTGGAGGACTGGGGGCCCGAGTCCTCCTGCAGCTTCGTCACCTTTGTCGGGATCGCGTCCCTCGTGCTGTCCGCGGTGCAGGTGTGGAGGCTGCTCTTCTTCCTGTGCAAAGGCCACGACGA CTCCATCTTCAATTCCTTCTTGAACCTGCTGATCAGCTCCTTTGCCGTCTTCGTGGTCTTCTTGTCCAGCACCATCATAAGTGTGGGTTTTAACCTGTGGTGTGACGCCCTCACAGAAAGCGGGACCTTGGCCAGCAG CTGTGAGGACCTGCAGGACACAGACCTGGAGCTCGGACTGGACAACTCTTCTTTCTACGACCAGTTTGCCATTGCACAG TTCGGCCTCTGGGCTGCTTGGCTGACGTGGCTGGGCATCACCATCATGGCCTTCCTCAAGGTCTACCACAACTATCGCCAGGAGGACCTGCTGGACAGTCTCATCCACGAGAAGGAGTTCCTCCTCGGCCGTTCGTCACGCCGTGGATCGGACGTCCATGAGATTAATGCTATGATCTAG
- the LOC114788200 gene encoding uncharacterized protein LOC114788200 isoform X1: protein MASNKIDFLDVSPPPLTEHEVFHVFVSYSSSDSQWTQDLIERLESPECGLKTCYHERDFIPGRTVLENMAESIYNSQKVLLVLSQEFVRSRWCLLEANMSLFRDCLERKPVIPVLLEPETCTPLHLCHLTYLDAHDPDFLEKLLKVLCTPNRELRSSTVAPFQPPSVYSGKALLNLDAVNQEGLHRWQAGVFSEHGIPDQLRLVLQDREKYAEAVRIVNSVSQSKGWFHSVWMRGIIWSFMIAIIFLYFAVVMVLYSYIHIEHREMVFIHYVPLLGVILNIILWETGAKKKIAREMQKSACKANIILHHENVLMGCVSSTKLCFVYVSLEGCRRSFDGAFDDPEVAREPGGSREP, encoded by the exons ATGGCCTCAAATAAAATTGACTTTCTGGACGTTTCTCCTCCACCACTGACAGAGCATGAAGTTTTTCATGTCTTTGTCagctacagcagcagcgacagccaGTGGACGCAGGACCTGATAGAACGTCTGGAGTCCCCCGAATGCGGCCTGAAAACCTGCTACCATGAGCGGGACTTCATCCCAGGTCGCACGGTGCTGGAGAACATGGCTGAAAGCATCTACAACAGCCAGAAAGTCCTGCTCGTCCTCAGCCAGGAGTTTGTGAGGAGCCGCTGGTGTCTCCTGGAGGCCAACATGTCCCTGTTCAGAGACTGTCTGGAGCGCAAGCCCGTGATCCCTGTTCTGCTGGAGCCTGAAACCTGCACGCCACTACACCTGTGCCACTTAACGTATCTGGATGCTCATGACCCTGATTTCCTGGAGAAGCTGCTGAAGGTGCTCTGTACACCTAACCGAGAGCTACGAAGCTCCACGGTGGCGCCGTTTCAGCCGCCGTCCGTCTACAGTGGCAAGGCTCTACTGAATCTCGATGCTGTAAACCAAGAGGGTCTCCACAGATGGCAGGCTGGGGTGTTCAGTGAACACGGCATTCCAGACCAACTGCGCCTGGTCCTTCAAGATCGAGAAAAGTACGCTGAAGCAGTCAGAATTGTGAACAGCGTTTCGCAGTCCAAAGGCTGGTTCCACTCGGTTTGGATGAGAGGAATAATTTGGTCTTTCATGAttgccataatttttttatattttgccgTTGTGATGGTTTTGTATTCTTATATTCATATAGAACACCGTGAAATGGTTTTCATACATTATGTGCCTCTACTGGGTGTCATACTGAACATAATTTTATGGGAAACAGGTGCTAAGAAAAAGATCGCAAGGGAAATGCAGAAATCTGCCTGTAAGGCCAACATCATTCTTCACCACGAAAATGTGCTGATGGGCTGTGTGTCGAGCACCAAGCTCTGCTTCGTCTACGTGTCCCTGGAAGGCTGCAGGAGATCCTTTGATGGCGCGTTCGATGACCCGGAG GTGGCCAGAGAGCCCGGAGGTTCCAGAGAGCCCTGA